TGTATTATTTTGAGAAAGACTGTTTCTTAGATCATCTTCTGATCCATGAACAGAAAACAGGAAAGGTCAATGAGATTGCCTTAAATTCACATGTTATCAAGGCACTGGACTGTTACCGGAAAACAAGAAAACCTGACGCAGAGGATTATATTTTTTCAAAACAGACTAATCCCACGCAGCCACTCTGCCGCTCCCAGGCATATCGTATTGTACGCAGAGCAGCGGACGAAACCTTATGCGAAACGCATATCAGCTGTCATTCGCTCCGCAAGACGTTCGGTTATCATGCATGGAAACAGGGAATTTCGCCGGTTCTTCTGA
The Roseburia rectibacter DNA segment above includes these coding regions:
- a CDS encoding tyrosine-type recombinase/integrase produces the protein MGTTQPIRDKDELKNFIAYYEAAHPNIRNYTMIILGLYTALRISDVLNLKWKDVYYFEKDCFLDHLLIHEQKTGKVNEIALNSHVIKALDCYRKTRKPDAEDYIFSKQTNPTQPLCRSQAYRIVRRAADETLCETHISCHSLRKTFGYHAWKQGISPVLLMDLYNHSSFYITKRYLGISQDERDSIFHTINF